GCTAAAGCCCTGATGCGTGCTGCTAATTCTTTTAGTTCAAATGGCTTAACTAAGTAATCATCAGCACCAGCATCAAGTCCTATAATTTTATCGTCTGTTGTATCTCGTGCCGTCAGCATTAAAATCAAAACATTAGATGAAGTAGCGCGTAAACGCTTACATAAAGTAATTCCATCTAATTTAGGAAGCATTAAATCTAATAAAATTAGCTCATAGAATCCTGACTGCGACCATTCCCAGGCTGCAAAACCATCAGTTTTTATATCTACAAGATGGTGTTGTCGTCTTAAAAACTCGGCTAATGGTTTAGCAATGCGATCGTCATCTTCAACTATCAAAATTCTCATAATGCTCCACCTCTAAATTATTAGAGCTTGCTAACACCGAATCAGGATTATCTTATCTACAAGGGTAATCTTAAAATTTTTATCATATATTCTTAATCTGAACTTAATTCGATTTGATTAATGTTCCTATAAATTATTTATTTCTCTCTGAAGTCTCTGCACTTTTGCGGTTTAAAAGTAATTTATTTCATCACAGAGGCGCAGAGAACACAGAGATCAAAGCTATTCTTAACTATTAACTTTTTGATAAAGAGTGTTACGTTGTTGGTAAGGTCGTCCTAAAGAAGCGATCGCAGTTTTTAAAGTTTCCACTTCCATACATGTACCGCCCAAAGCACCCGCCATTGTGGTGATATGCTCCTCCATCAAGGTGCCACCGATATCGTTGCAACCCCAAACTAGGGCTTCGGTTGCACCTGCAAGCCCCAGTTTTACCCAACTCTGCTGATGGTTGGGAATCCAATTACCCAAGTAAATCCGCGCCACAGCGCCTAGCAGCAGCGCATCGCTTAAAATTGGTTGATCGCGTCCAACACGGCGACGTAAGGGTTTGGGCGCTTCTTGACCAACAAAGGGTAATAAAATAAACTCTGTGATCTTTGCGGGATATCCCTGGTTGATGGCGGTTTGTTGGAGCGATCGCAATTTTTCTAAATGCCCAATTTGCTGCTCGTGGGTTTCAATATGC
The Nostoc punctiforme PCC 73102 genome window above contains:
- a CDS encoding response regulator transcription factor is translated as MRILIVEDDDRIAKPLAEFLRRQHHLVDIKTDGFAAWEWSQSGFYELILLDLMLPKLDGITLCKRLRATSSNVLILMLTARDTTDDKIIGLDAGADDYLVKPFELKELAARIRALARRTPEIRPQILIHGDLQLDPATQQVTYAGNIISLTPKEYMILEYFLRNPNLVVTRSAILDKLWDFDKSSGEGSIKTHITNLRNKLKASGSSEEFIENIYGIGYRLGHN